In a single window of the Gossypium hirsutum isolate 1008001.06 chromosome A13, Gossypium_hirsutum_v2.1, whole genome shotgun sequence genome:
- the LOC107911161 gene encoding protein SHI RELATED SEQUENCE 3: protein MNELRRMMMLRQGSTRCEDCGNKAKKECGFMRCRTCCRSKGYQCQTHIKSTWVPAYRRHRTRPQISHNPTRLRQNPSSGLEVGNFPAEVISPATFQRVRVSSMEDEDDEYAFRTSVNIEGRVFKGLLYDQGPHHSLGESSSRDQTHLHQQQPNQIIAADPLTMATTTTTTSTTVETLLPFAYASPFNAFMSPSTQFFLHQPKP from the exons ATGAATGAATTAAGGAGGATGATGATGTTGAGGCAAGGCAGCACAAGGTGTGAAGACTGTGGCAACAAAGCCAAGAAAGAATGTGGGTTCATGAGGTGCCGGACTTGTTGTAGGAGCAAAGGGTATCAGTGCCAAACTCATATCAAAAGCACTTGGGTTCCTGCCTATAGAAGGCATCGAACCCGCCCACAGATCTCTCATAACCCTACAAGGCTTAGACAAAATCCTTCTTCAG GGTTAGAAGTGGGGAATTTTCCGGCGGAAGTGATATCTCCGGCGACATTCCAGCGTGTTCGAGTGAGCTCCATGGAAGATGAAGATGATGAATATGCTTTTAGGACAAGTGTGAACATTGAAGGACGTGTGTTCAAGGGTCTTCTCTATGATCAAGGCCCTCACCACTCATTAGGCGAAAGCTCCTCTCGAGATCAGACACATTTGCATCAACAGCAGCCGAATCAAATCATTGCAGCTGACCCTCTAACAATGGCTACTACAACTACTACTACTTCGACTACTGTAGAAACTCTTCTTCCCTTCGCGTATGCATCTCCCTTTAATGCTTTCATGTCACCTAGTACGCAGTTTTTCCTCCACCAACCAAAGCCTTAG